The stretch of DNA CTGccatcggcgacggcatTGCTTCGCACCCTTCGCCGCCATTTTGGTCGAGATCAGCGCCCATTTCTTGACGCCATACTCTGCaacgagcgcgcgaagctGTTCGTCTTCCTCATCTGTCCACATCTTTACCCAGCGACGAGTTCAGCCCTCACCGATTGCGTCGGACGGCTCCCGCCAACCTAAAATCCAGAATTGCCAAAAAGGCCGGACCGGAGAAGTGCTCGCCCGCACACGCGAAACACTCTGGGTCCCTCGCGACGAACTGAGCTCTCTACGGAGGCTTCGGCGGTggagcgctcggcgcggcgacggcgacgtgcgagtgCGTACCTCACTAATGGCGGTCACCCGATGTTGAATTCTCCCTTATCCCGGCCGAACTTTGGTCATGAAAATCAAACCCAGCCCACTCTCCCCATTTTCGTATCAACCGCACGGTCTGACGGTCAAATGAAAGCAAATAATCGATAGATTTTCATTTTACCCATCAAATCACCGATCAAGGTAACCCACAGCTTCGGCCAAACGGCTCGAGGAAAAAGGCACCCCAACTCAAGTTCGACTCGTCATTTGGCGCCCCGACGACTTGAGATCGGCGGTGCGGTCGAGGGGATGGGGGTGGACGGCGATGCGCATCGGTATGATGCAGGGGATGCTCTTctggcgaggcgagcgcaGTCCGGTTACGACGCTAGCGCGTGGACCTCGGAGGTCCTCGATAGCGTCGAGAGGGGTGAGATCCACCTTTTCTGCTCGAAGCCGGAAACgatgcccgccgcggtcctcaCAGCCGGCTGGGAAGCGTGgggtccgccgccaccaccgtcgccgtcgagggatATAGTCGCCATAGACGAGGACGCATCTGCCGAGACCAGCCCTGGCTGGGCTAGACTGGAGCGGTGTTTTGGTTTAGGTTGCAATCGTTGCGTCGACGCGTACCGCAGGCAGATAGACGCTtgggacgccgtcgcgcgcgaggaagagggcgacgacaccgcggTCTTAGCCGCGCTCATGGGCGAGCGTAATGAGCGACGTTTGGTGAGGCAGGCGAGGCAAGTGGTTGCCTCGACGAgtggcgcgggcgaggacacCGAGgaccgacgtcgacgactcTTCGTCGGCACTGCGTACGAGGCTTTCGTCAGCGCACACTACGGTTCCGATGAGTGTTGTGATGCTGTGGGCCAGATGTTGCCGATGTTGGTACcgatgaacgccgcgggcgcccttCGTGACGTGCTAAGCGGGGTGGTGGCTACAGGGGACGTGCCAGGGCTCTTCCAGCTTCTCGCGCAAAGTGATGACAACATCCGGGCCGCTGCGAGGAAGTGTTTCGACATACTTGGAGAGTCCAGGCCGGTGCGCGGGAGACTCCCGGAGGAGACCGCGCGAGTCATCGACGAATGGGTAGACACTCTGTGGTCCGCGTTCGAGGAGCATGCGACCAGCCAGGGCCAGGATCATGCAGGCTCATTGGCTCCAGCGGACAATCGCTTGGTCGCCTGGAGTGCGCTCGCAGACGCTTTGGGCCAGATGGGCCATATTCCGCGAGGCGAGGTGCTGGCGCGCCATCCAAACGTGCTGAGCGCGGCTCTCGACGAGTTATCAGACGAAAGCACGGAAAACTCGACCGTGTGGTTGTCCGCTTCTCGGGTCATTTCGGAATTACTCCCGGCGCGGATGGACTCGGACATCCACGGATCGCCGTGGCTTGAGGCGGGCGTTCCTCCCGGCACAGCAGTGGACATGCTCGAGGCGGCTGCAAGACAGGCCCTGTGCGCGGATACGCGAGACATGATCGTCCTGGCGGTGATCGCCACGCTCGAGTCTTTGAATGGAAGTACGGAACAGGAGGATGTTGCCGCGTTCACGTCGGCAATGACGTTTTTGACCAAAACTGTGCCGAAGAATCCTCACCTGTTTGACGAATGCACCCTGTggatcgcgcggcgaggtgcacTGGATGTCATAAGGCGCAGCTTCGCGCTCGGGCGACAGCCACGCGATACCAACAAAGATTGGACTACAACAGTCACGGTATGTCTGGCGGCGGATCCGTCGTTCAAAACGAATTACTCAGTGATGTCAACGGCGCGAGCAAACAAGGCATCGCAGGCTAAGAGGTCGGCGAAGCTGAGTGCGGAAACCGTTGCGGTGATGGGGTtcagggcggacgcggcaGCGCTGAGTGCGCTGGCTTGGCACGCAGCTGGAAATACGGACGGCGGGGTTGGTCTCGTGAGCGACGGTATGGCAGGTATCATGACAGATGACGCGATGGTGCATTCAATCTGGGAGGATGGCCTCGACAAGAACGATGATCGTACGCCGCGAGAAATCGCCGCCGAATGTTCCGCGGGTGCAATCGCCTCTCGGCTCGATGCGACATCAtccgcgaggtggacgtgCGATCCGGATGGATGGAATTTGGCGAAAAATCCCATGGTCATCAACGGcttgctcgcggcggcggcagacCTCGCACTCTCACCCAAATCAAGAGgcacgacgcccgcggagggAGATTTCACAACGTTCAGCAATGTTGACATCACCAATTCGGCTTCTGTTGGTGCGAGGATGTCTTCGGAGTTGCTACAAACGTGTTCGTCACTCTCATCATCGCCTGATCcactcgcggccgcggctctACCCTTTGATGCCATACGGGCGGCAGTCGCCATGCTGATGGGCCAGAGCGCGGAACTAAGATCGGCAGGGAGGGTTCTTCTCAGTTGTCAGGCGCTTGGTGTCAGTCGCAAGAGCGAGGTTGTCGGCTCAGAGGTATGGACGA from Micromonas commoda chromosome 3, complete sequence encodes:
- a CDS encoding predicted protein, producing MPAAVLTAGWEAWGPPPPPSPSRDIVAIDEDASAETSPGWARLERCFGLGCNRCVDAYRRQIDAWDAVAREEEGDDTAVLAALMGERNERRLVRQARQVVASTSGAGEDTEDRRRRLFVGTAYEAFVSAHYGSDECCDAVGQMLPMLVPMNAAGALRDVLSGVVATGDVPGLFQLLAQSDDNIRAAARKCFDILGESRPVRGRLPEETARVIDEWVDTLWSAFEEHATSQGQDHAGSLAPADNRLVAWSALADALGQMGHIPRGEVLARHPNVLSAALDELSDESTENSTVWLSASRVISELLPARMDSDIHGSPWLEAGVPPGTAVDMLEAAARQALCADTRDMIVLAVIATLESLNGSTEQEDVAAFTSAMTFLTKTVPKNPHLFDECTLWIARRGALDVIRRSFALGRQPRDTNKDWTTTVTVCLAADPSFKTNYSVMSTARANKASQAKRSAKLSAETVAVMGFRADAAALSALAWHAAGNTDGGVGLVSDGMAGIMTDDAMVHSIWEDGLDKNDDRTPREIAAECSAGAIASRLDATSSARWTCDPDGWNLAKNPMVINGLLAAAADLALSPKSRGTTPAEGDFTTFSNVDITNSASVGARMSSELLQTCSSLSSSPDPLAAAALPFDAIRAAVAMLMGQSAELRSAGRVLLSCQALGVSRKSEVVGSEVWTNVCAVPDATLAALKGAADAVAAAMELGDTSLRVNAASWCVFHCKSLIPCATEASMRGGIDDLWRKCVIARAALARDVWDLCVGVISGSRHLAGESFSQGDLVRVFQCLPDVFNLWYKAASEAKDKPLDPNADEVYEDDVFESLARGAHDEFSALSWLQDCVRWGSTALTPAVANHWMKALESSLEAATGPLKIAKIDRLPFTAKEAAKEVFNTLRGKQAERLAKWFPEEAPGNLGVGMLDALPARRDQTDQPARPSIRERLQALSTPLGRTLGKGDGRIQAPGSKDALDAWNAERGGFADYPRDEEDDYGSEEDKEDDDHEMIDLLSPGSTRVASGLGTALGGGSNWQATYSFGQLWGQPKQPPSLPSDGKSPYERAMEKAQRNKSSRRTTAPMADGDILSNIRAGGPTHKKAPAKSTSRGGMSTQDARTASNVQQNLAELHRERTALAQKREAERSAAKAARLARISERRGDTSRQFGDLFWDPITSHPHGRRRGSKT